The following coding sequences are from one Lycium ferocissimum isolate CSIRO_LF1 chromosome 3, AGI_CSIRO_Lferr_CH_V1, whole genome shotgun sequence window:
- the LOC132050109 gene encoding 3-hydroxy-3-methylglutaryl-coenzyme A reductase 2, translating to MDVHRRSEKAVYSSDVFAADEKPLKPHKKQQEEDNLLNIDDALPLPLYLTNGLFFAMFFSVMYFLLSRWREKIRNSTPLHVVTLSELVAIFSLIASVIYLLGFFGIGFVQTFVSRGNNDSWDVEDDENDEQFILKEDSRNHENTLGCVVPPPPARHASMVPPQPGMSIAEKPAPLVTPASSEEDEEIITSVVQGKMPSYSLESKLGDCKRAASIRKEALQRITGKSLEGLPLEGFNYESILGQCCEMPIGYIQIPVGIAGPLLLNGSEYSVPMGTTEGCLVASTNRGCKAIYASGGATAILLRDGMTRAPCVRFGTAKRAAELKFHVEDPIKFETLANVFNQSSRFARLQRIQCAIAGKNLYMRFVCSTGDAMGMNMVSKGVQNVLDYLQNEYPDMDVIGISGNFCSDKKPAAVNWIEGRGKSVVCEAIIPEEVVKKVLKTEVAALVELNMLKNLTGSAMAGALGGFNAHASNIVSAVYIATGQDPAQNIESSHCITMMEAVNDGKDLHISVTMPSIEVGTVGGGTQLASQSACLNLLGVKGANREAPGSNARLLATIVAGSVLAGELSLMSAISAGQLVNSHMKYNRSTKDVTKAS from the exons ATGGACGTTCACCGGAGATCTGAAAAGGCTGTCTACTCATCCGACGTCTTTGCCGCCGATGAAAAACCTCTCAAACCCCACAaaaaacaacaagaagaagACAACCTTCTCAATATTGATGATGCCCTTCCACTCCCTTTGTATCTCACAAATGGTTTGTTTTTCGCCATGTTCTTCTCCGTTATGTATTTTCTTCTCTCCAGGTGGCGTGAGAAAATCAGGAATTCCACTCCTCTCCATGTGGTTACACTTTCTGAATTGGTTGCCATTTTTTCGTTGATCGCTTCTGTTATTTATCTTCTGGGGTTCTTTGGGATTGGTTTTGTCCAGACATTCGTTTCCAGGGGGAATAATGATTCTTGGGATGTGGaggatgatgaaaatgatgagcaATTTATCTTGAAGGAAGATAGTCGAAACCATGAGAATACTCTTGGCTGTGTTGTCCCTCCACCACCTGCTCGACATGCCTCAATGGTACCACCTCAACCTGGTATGTCTATTGCAGAGAAACCTGCACCATTAGTCACACCAGCTTCGTCTGAGGAAGACGAAGAGATAATAACATCCGTGGTGCAAGGGAAAATGCCATCGTACTCGTTGGAATCCAAACTTGGTGACTGTAAACGAGCTGCATCGATAAGGAAAGAGGCGTTGCAGAGGATAACAGGGAAGTCTTTAGAAGGGCTACCATTAGAGGGATTTAactatgaatccattcttggaCAATGCTGTGAGATGCCAATCGGTTACATACAGATACCGGTGGGAATAGCAGGGCCATTGTTGCTAAATGGGAGTGAGTATTCAGTGCCGATGGGAACCACGGAAGGATGTTTAGTGGCTAGCACCAATAGGGGTTGCAAAGCTATCTATGCTTCTGGTGGGGCCACCGCCATATTGCTTCGTGATGGGATGACCAGAGCACCCTGTGTTAGGTTCGGTACAGCTAAAAGGGCAGCAGAGTTGAAGTTCCATGTTGAAGATCCCATCAAATTTGAGACACTTGCTAATGTTTTCAACCA ATCAAGCAGATTTGCCAGATTACAGAGGATTCAGTGTGCAATTGCGGGAAAGAATCTGTACATGAGATTTGTCTGTAGCACTGGTGATGCAATGGGAATGAACATGGTGTCCAAAGGTGTACAAAACGTTCTTGATTACCTTCAGAATGAATATCCTGACATGGATGTCATCGGTATATCTG GGAACTTTTGCTCGGACAAGAAGCCAGCAGCAGTTAATTGGATTGAGGGAAGAGGAAAATCTGTAGTTTGTGAGGCAATAATCCCAGAAGAGGTGGTGAAGAAAGTTCTGAAAACTGAGGTTGCTGCTCTTGTGGAGCTAAACATGCTTAAAAATCTTACTGGCTCAGCTATGGCTGGTGCCCTTGGTGGTTTTAATGCCCATGCTAGTAATATCGTCTCAGCTGTGTATATAGCCACTGGTCAGGATCCAGCTCAGAACATAGAGAGCTCCCACTGTATCACTATGATGGAGGCTGTAAATGATGGCAAGGACCTTCATATTTCTGTTACTATGCCTTCCATTGAG GTTGGTACAGTTGGAGGTGGAACTCAACTTGCATCACAGTCAGCTTGCTTAAACTTATTGGGAGTGAAAGGTGCCAACAGAGAGGCACCAGGGTCAAATGCTAGGCTCTTGGCCACTATAGTAGCTGGTTCTGTTCTTGCTGGAGAACTTTCGCTCATGTCAGCTATCTCAGCTGGACAGCTGGTTAATAGCCACATGAAATACAATAGGTCTACCAAAGATGTCACCAAGGCATCCTAA